One genomic window of bacterium includes the following:
- a CDS encoding LytTR family DNA-binding domain-containing protein: MSAPGGLRAVIADDEAGARAHLRTLLLGAGVQTVCECESGGAALEAVAAMDPDLLCLDVRMPGPDGIEVGRLLRAGGGPEVIFTTGYADYAAAAFDLNAADYLLKPLSAARVDEAVRRVRARLAHRPRAESVPPVSRIFVPADEHHVAVAPEDILYVEARDGASLIHTDAGVRVVRVSLSRLQRLLAQFGFMRTHRAYLVNLHRVRALVPWSRHVHSALLDGGKETHVPVAKSRIAAFRSSVIWMAQAGGGRDGSGASREGGDGLRRQRGAGPGNRRRAGR; encoded by the coding sequence GTGAGCGCCCCCGGCGGCCTGCGCGCGGTCATCGCCGATGACGAAGCCGGCGCGAGGGCGCACCTGCGCACGCTGCTCCTTGGTGCCGGCGTGCAGACCGTCTGCGAGTGCGAGTCGGGCGGCGCCGCGCTCGAGGCGGTCGCCGCGATGGACCCAGACCTCCTCTGTCTGGACGTGCGCATGCCCGGGCCGGACGGCATCGAGGTCGGCCGGCTGCTGCGGGCCGGGGGAGGGCCGGAGGTTATCTTCACGACCGGATATGCCGACTACGCCGCGGCGGCCTTCGATCTAAACGCAGCCGACTACCTGCTGAAGCCGCTTTCCGCGGCGCGTGTGGATGAAGCGGTGCGCCGGGTTCGGGCGCGCCTCGCGCACCGCCCCCGGGCGGAGTCCGTTCCGCCCGTGTCGCGTATCTTCGTACCCGCGGACGAACACCACGTGGCGGTGGCGCCCGAGGACATCCTGTACGTGGAGGCGCGGGATGGCGCCAGCTTGATCCACACCGATGCCGGCGTGCGGGTGGTGCGGGTTTCTCTGTCCCGGCTTCAGCGGCTGCTGGCGCAGTTCGGTTTCATGAGAACCCACCGGGCGTACCTGGTCAACCTGCACCGAGTACGTGCGTTGGTGCCGTGGTCGCGCCACGTGCACAGCGCCCTGCTCGACGGCGGGAAGGAGACCCACGTCCCTGTCGCCAAGTCACGAATTGCCGCGTTTCGATCCAGCGTGATCTGGATGGCGCAGGCAGGAGGAGGCAGGGATGGATCTGGGGCTTCGAGGGAAGGTGGCGATGGTCTCCGGCGCCAGCGGGGGGCTGGGCCGGGCAATCGCCGAAGGGCTGGCCGCTGA
- a CDS encoding SDR family oxidoreductase, producing the protein MDLGLRGKVAMVSGASGGLGRAIAEGLAAEGTAVAICSRSEGAIIAAAEAINSNTQVAAAGGQAVPVVADVSREADIARFAAQVLERWGRVDILVTNSGGPPSGPVTSLADVQWESAVQSLLLSAVRLSREVIPSMQARRWGRILHVASFAVKQPVPNLGLSNSVRMAVVGLAKTQAIELAPHNILVNTICPGPIATDRLAALTRQYAEREGLSHDAAVQRLWISQIPLGRLGEPAEFANLAVFLASERSSFITGGTFQVDGGAVRGPF; encoded by the coding sequence ATGGATCTGGGGCTTCGAGGGAAGGTGGCGATGGTCTCCGGCGCCAGCGGGGGGCTGGGCCGGGCAATCGCCGAAGGGCTGGCCGCTGAGGGCACAGCGGTTGCGATCTGCTCGCGCTCCGAAGGCGCGATCATTGCCGCGGCCGAGGCCATCAACTCCAACACGCAGGTCGCCGCCGCCGGAGGGCAGGCAGTTCCCGTGGTCGCGGACGTGAGCCGCGAGGCGGACATCGCGCGGTTTGCGGCGCAGGTGCTGGAGCGGTGGGGCCGCGTGGACATCCTGGTGACGAACAGCGGCGGCCCGCCCTCGGGACCGGTGACCTCGCTGGCGGACGTGCAGTGGGAGTCGGCCGTCCAGTCGCTCCTGCTCTCCGCGGTTCGGCTCTCTCGGGAGGTCATTCCCTCGATGCAGGCACGCCGTTGGGGACGGATCCTGCACGTCGCCTCGTTCGCGGTCAAGCAACCCGTGCCCAACCTGGGCCTCTCGAACTCCGTGCGCATGGCGGTCGTGGGTCTGGCCAAGACTCAGGCGATTGAGCTGGCTCCCCACAACATCCTGGTGAACACGATCTGCCCTGGTCCAATCGCCACCGATCGGTTGGCGGCGCTCACCCGGCAGTACGCGGAGCGCGAGGGCTTGTCCCACGACGCCGCGGTGCAGCGCCTCTGGATCTCCCAGATACCACTCGGCCGGCTGGGTGAACCCGCCGAGTTCGCGAACCTGGCAGTCTTCCTGGCATCCGAACGCTCCAGCTTCATCACCGGCGGCACGTTCCAGGTGGACGGCGGCGCGGTGCGCGGGCCTTTCTGA